A part of Salvelinus alpinus chromosome 23, SLU_Salpinus.1, whole genome shotgun sequence genomic DNA contains:
- the LOC139551262 gene encoding uncharacterized protein: MHLWVSLILFFISNYISHVITGAWSKITLNDILSIFNTLDKFLFHTCFPGGCHGNDITPTSDKVFGLEGEVMKLSCNYSSARTFQWYQQYPGSSHTFLLLTGVSSNPSVVNATPPYPRLSVELNERSRVDLDDLLRCFNRLCSQLVLILHILPSTMLLCSLLLFFDLIGLSSEQVLTPYTDVEVASERERVTLSCNYSSGVTPQWYQQYPQSAPQLLVMEHMLANTPGFLLNHDKIAKRVDLEISSVQLTDSALYYCALQPTWYSQYPRSKPEFLILITKSGYVQKPVPPRMSAQVHTDRVDLEISSAEKTLSSKHCSNRNQ; the protein is encoded by the exons ATGCACCTGTGGGTGAGTTTGATACTATTCTTCATATCCAATTACATATCCCATGTAATTACTGGAGCCTGGAGTAAAATTACTTTGAATGACATTTTATCAATTTTTAATACACTTGACAAATTTTTGTTTCATACATGTTTTCCAGGCGGCTGTCATGGGAATGACATTACTCCAACATCAGATAAGGTGTTTGGCTTGGAGGGTGAAGTCATGAAGCTGTCCTGTAACTACTCCTCTGCTCGTACTTTCCAGTGGTATCAACAGTACCCTGGATCATCTCacaccttcctcctcctcactgGAGTATCCTCAAACCCCTCTGTAGTGAACGCTACTCCTCCATACCCTCGACTGTCTGTTGAACTGAATGAGAGATCCCGTGTGGATCTGGATGATCTCCTCCGCTGTTTTAACAGACTCTGCTCT CAGCTGGTGCTTATTCTACACATCCTGCCATCTACAATGTTGTTGTGTTCACTTTTACTCTTCTTTGACTTGATAG GTCTCAGTTCTGAACAGGTATTAACACCCTACACTGATGTAGAAGTGGCTTCAGAAAGGGAAAGAGTTACTCTCTCTTGTAATTACTCTTCTGGTGTCACTCCTCAATGGTATCAACAATATCCACAATCAGCACCACAGTTACTGGTTATGGAACATATGCTTGCAAATACACCAGGGTTCTTACTAAATCATGACAAAATAGCCAAACGAgtggatctggagatctcctctgttcaattgacagactctgctctgtactacTGCGCCTTGCAGCCCACA TGGTATAGTCAgtatcccaggtctaaaccagagTTCCTGATACTCATCACTAAATCAGGATATGTCCAGAAACCTGTCCCTCCTCGTATGTCAGCTCAGGTTCATACCGACCGCgtggatctggagatctcctctgctgag AAAACTCTCAGCAGCAAGCACTGCAGCAACAGAAACCAGTAA